The following coding sequences lie in one Candidatus Eisenbacteria bacterium genomic window:
- the nuoL gene encoding NADH-quinone oxidoreductase subunit L: MSNTLILILCLPLLGFGIQIFFGRFLPRKGDWLSTGLVAVSLILSAAIFARMLSGMDPHFLFTHSWGWIHLNDLQVAMGFLVDNLTIVMLMVVTVVSTLVHLYSIGYMHGDERYGRYFGYLGLFTFSMLGIVLCDNLIALYVFWELVGLSSYLLIGFWYEKDSASDAGKKAFLTTRIGDVFMFIGIMIIYSSLGTFNFHEIFNAVAHGAISGTRLTVAGMFLFGGAVGKSAQFPLHVWLPDAMEGPTPVSALIHAATMVAAGVYMVGRLFPMLTPDALLLVAYIGLVTAMLGATVAIVQTDIKKALAYSTISQLGYMIAALGVGGMVAGLFHLMTHAYFKSLLFLGSGSVIHALHTQEMPEMGGLRKKMPITFWTFLIATIAISGIPPFSGFFSKDKILAAALVFGLENPAHMVIFILLLLGAGITAFYMFRIIFLTFLGSPRDQKKYDHAHESPWVITVPLALLAILSIVSAWGGWFEKLVQVPQMGLYAGGEGAAHAITEAAHGAAAGEAAAHAGGHTEHLAHYVAMFGGIAVVLIGILFSWLMYGRKLLSAEAWGARLRPLYILLSRKYYFDEFYSVAFVRPLLAISRGMGRFDLKIIDGMVNGSAWLTRVLSFFIGRFDLKVIDGLVNGVGYSVKAFGGVLRRVQTGRFQNYALGLIAISIILMMLRIFDPF; the protein is encoded by the coding sequence ATGTCCAATACACTCATCTTGATCCTATGTTTGCCGCTGCTTGGCTTCGGGATCCAGATCTTCTTCGGGCGCTTCCTTCCAAGGAAGGGGGATTGGCTGTCCACCGGATTGGTCGCGGTTTCGTTGATCCTCTCAGCGGCCATCTTTGCGCGCATGCTAAGTGGGATGGATCCCCATTTTCTCTTTACTCATTCTTGGGGCTGGATCCATTTAAATGATTTGCAGGTCGCAATGGGATTTCTGGTCGACAACTTGACGATTGTCATGTTGATGGTCGTCACCGTCGTCAGCACTCTCGTCCACCTCTATTCGATCGGCTACATGCATGGGGATGAGAGATACGGCCGCTACTTCGGTTATTTGGGTCTCTTTACTTTCTCGATGCTGGGCATTGTTCTCTGCGATAATCTGATCGCCCTCTATGTCTTTTGGGAACTCGTCGGCCTCTCTTCCTACCTCTTGATCGGCTTTTGGTATGAAAAGGATTCAGCTTCCGATGCCGGGAAAAAGGCATTCCTGACGACGCGCATCGGGGATGTTTTTATGTTCATCGGCATCATGATCATTTATTCATCCTTGGGAACCTTTAACTTTCATGAGATTTTCAACGCCGTGGCGCATGGCGCCATCTCCGGCACCCGGCTCACCGTAGCCGGCATGTTCCTTTTCGGCGGCGCAGTCGGCAAGAGCGCCCAGTTCCCGCTGCACGTCTGGCTGCCCGATGCGATGGAGGGCCCCACCCCGGTCAGCGCCTTGATTCATGCCGCGACGATGGTCGCCGCCGGTGTCTATATGGTGGGCCGTCTCTTCCCGATGCTGACGCCCGATGCTCTTCTTCTCGTCGCCTATATAGGTCTCGTCACGGCGATGCTGGGGGCAACGGTCGCGATTGTACAAACCGACATCAAAAAGGCGCTGGCTTATTCGACCATCAGCCAGCTGGGGTACATGATCGCCGCCCTTGGTGTGGGCGGTATGGTGGCCGGTCTCTTCCATCTGATGACCCATGCCTATTTCAAGTCACTCCTTTTCCTCGGATCCGGCAGTGTCATCCACGCCTTGCATACACAAGAGATGCCGGAGATGGGTGGCTTGCGCAAAAAGATGCCGATCACCTTCTGGACATTTTTGATTGCGACGATCGCGATCTCCGGTATCCCGCCCTTCTCCGGCTTCTTCAGCAAAGACAAGATTCTGGCGGCGGCGCTGGTCTTCGGTCTTGAAAACCCCGCCCATATGGTCATCTTTATCCTGCTCCTGCTGGGAGCCGGTATCACGGCCTTCTATATGTTCAGGATCATTTTCCTGACCTTCCTCGGTAGTCCTCGGGATCAGAAGAAATACGATCATGCCCATGAGTCTCCCTGGGTGATCACGGTTCCACTGGCCTTGCTGGCCATCTTGTCGATTGTTTCGGCTTGGGGCGGGTGGTTTGAAAAGTTGGTTCAGGTTCCGCAGATGGGATTGTATGCGGGGGGAGAGGGCGCGGCGCATGCCATAACAGAGGCGGCGCACGGCGCGGCGGCCGGTGAAGCGGCGGCCCATGCCGGCGGGCACACAGAGCACCTTGCCCATTATGTGGCGATGTTCGGCGGTATCGCCGTTGTCCTCATCGGCATTCTTTTCTCATGGCTCATGTACGGCCGGAAATTGCTTTCCGCGGAAGCCTGGGGTGCACGCTTGCGACCCCTGTACATTTTGCTGTCGCGGAAATATTACTTTGATGAATTTTACTCGGTTGCCTTCGTGAGACCGCTTCTTGCGATCAGCCGTGGGATGGGCCGGTTCGATCTGAAGATTATTGATGGCATGGTCAACGGCAGCGCTTGGTTGACCCGTGTCCTTTCATTTTTCATCGGTCGATTCGATCTCAAGGTGATCGATGGGCTCGTCAATGGTGTTGGTTATTCTGTTAAGGCTTTTGGAGGCGTTCTTCGAAGGGTTCAGACGGGACGGTTCCAGAATTACGCACTTGGTCTTATCGCCATCTCGATCATCCTGATGATGCTCAGGATCTTCGATCCCTTCTAG
- the nuoK gene encoding NADH-quinone oxidoreductase subunit NuoK: protein MIGLQSYLSVGAILFVLGVYTVLTRRNAVMILMGIELILNSANINFIAFARYLGPGIDGQVVALFVIVLAAAEAAIALAIILNIFRLHHNINVDEVDSMKG from the coding sequence ATGATCGGTCTTCAATCCTACCTCAGCGTTGGCGCGATCTTGTTCGTATTGGGAGTCTATACGGTCCTGACGCGAAGAAACGCCGTCATGATTCTAATGGGGATCGAGTTGATATTGAACTCGGCCAACATCAATTTCATAGCCTTTGCGCGCTATTTGGGCCCGGGGATCGACGGCCAGGTAGTGGCGCTGTTTGTCATTGTCCTTGCAGCGGCTGAGGCGGCCATCGCACTTGCCATCATCCTCAACATCTTCCGGCTCCATCATAATATCAATGTTGATGAAGTCGATTCGATGAAGGGCTAG
- a CDS encoding NADH-quinone oxidoreductase subunit J: MELRDIIFLVFGLLAVFSGIVVAFTPRIIHAVFSLLVTFCGVAGLYVLLQADFIAGAQIMVYVGGILVLLLFGVMLTQRIGKIDMKGAAVQRLPAAILCAALLAILLVMIYATPWSVVEEKVWTPTAPELGKQIMTDYLLPFEVVSILLLGVLMGAALLARTEKES, encoded by the coding sequence GTGGAGCTACGGGATATCATTTTCTTGGTTTTCGGACTCCTGGCTGTTTTTTCCGGGATTGTCGTGGCCTTTACGCCCCGCATCATCCATGCCGTTTTCTCGTTGCTGGTCACTTTTTGCGGCGTGGCGGGATTGTACGTTCTACTTCAGGCCGATTTTATCGCCGGTGCGCAGATCATGGTCTATGTCGGTGGGATTCTCGTGCTGTTGTTGTTCGGCGTCATGCTGACCCAGCGAATCGGCAAGATCGATATGAAGGGCGCGGCCGTGCAGAGGCTTCCCGCCGCGATTCTTTGCGCCGCCTTGCTGGCCATCCTGCTGGTTATGATTTATGCAACGCCATGGTCTGTCGTGGAAGAGAAAGTGTGGACGCCCACGGCGCCGGAACTCGGCAAGCAGATTATGACCGATTACTTGCTGCCATTTGAAGTTGTTTCCATCCTCCTCCTAGGTGTGCTGATGGGAGCGGCGCTTTTGGCCCGGACGGAGAAAGAATCATGA
- a CDS encoding 4Fe-4S dicluster domain-containing protein has translation MSAGKRYFTNIYQAIASTLIGMKVTGKNAFTKPVTEMYPEVMPPIAERFRGILHNRIEDCTGCSACVRACPISCIHIQTVKRAKENVGQASDGTPLKLWVIQYDVNNSECMVCGLCTEPCPTHCLTMSHDFELAVPERKGMWRYFATEADKQAAERDAESAAKEKAAKAAAAQAATEAEVKEEGTATRVQGQTSPPASSDQAKKTGGDEGAGGKIE, from the coding sequence ATGAGTGCGGGGAAGAGATATTTCACAAACATTTATCAGGCTATTGCCTCAACTCTCATCGGGATGAAGGTCACCGGGAAGAATGCCTTTACAAAACCGGTGACGGAGATGTATCCAGAGGTGATGCCGCCGATCGCGGAACGATTCCGCGGCATTCTTCATAATCGGATTGAGGATTGCACCGGGTGCAGCGCCTGCGTGAGGGCCTGTCCGATCAGTTGCATCCATATCCAAACCGTTAAGCGGGCGAAGGAAAACGTCGGGCAAGCATCAGATGGGACGCCGCTTAAGCTTTGGGTGATACAGTATGACGTGAATAATTCTGAATGCATGGTCTGCGGACTTTGCACCGAACCCTGTCCGACACATTGCCTCACGATGAGTCACGATTTTGAGCTCGCTGTTCCCGAGCGGAAGGGGATGTGGCGTTACTTCGCCACCGAAGCCGATAAGCAGGCGGCCGAACGCGACGCCGAATCCGCAGCCAAAGAAAAGGCGGCCAAAGCGGCCGCGGCGCAAGCAGCCACGGAAGCCGAAGTGAAGGAAGAGGGAACGGCTACCAGGGTGCAGGGGCAAACATCTCCGCCGGCGTCATCAGATCAGGCGAAGAAAACCGGCGGTGATGAGGGCGCCGGTGGGAAGATTGAGTAG
- the nuoH gene encoding NADH-quinone oxidoreductase subunit NuoH, protein MPPNLVYALSMLFWAVVLLAWLAFLGLYLVWLERKVAARIQSRYGPIYVGGKFGWAQTIADSLKLITKEDLIPKEADRLLFTVAPIIVMTATFASFAALAFGSNLAAADLNIGVFYVLAISSLGVVGIIMGGWASNNKWSLYGAMRAASQIVSYEIPVALSLIGVIMFVGSLSLTEMSAFQEGGIWKWNIFRSPFLFLSAIVYFIASLAEINRTPFDLPEAESELVGGYNTEYSGMKFALFFLAEFANMFVVAAIAAAAFLGGGSGILPHHLLPIPGLINFLIKTFILILIMMWLRWTLPRLRVDQLMYVCWKVLIPASFILMLAVGLQMLVF, encoded by the coding sequence ATGCCGCCGAATCTGGTCTATGCCCTGTCCATGCTGTTTTGGGCGGTGGTTCTCTTGGCCTGGCTGGCTTTCCTTGGGCTCTATCTTGTCTGGCTCGAGCGGAAGGTCGCCGCGAGGATACAGAGCCGGTACGGACCGATCTATGTCGGAGGCAAATTCGGGTGGGCTCAGACCATCGCCGATTCGCTCAAGCTCATAACAAAAGAGGATCTCATTCCGAAAGAGGCGGACCGCCTGCTCTTCACAGTCGCGCCGATCATTGTCATGACGGCGACTTTTGCTTCCTTTGCAGCCCTCGCCTTTGGTTCGAATTTGGCGGCGGCTGACCTGAACATCGGCGTTTTTTATGTTCTCGCGATATCCTCCCTCGGCGTTGTAGGTATCATCATGGGTGGCTGGGCATCGAACAATAAATGGTCCCTCTACGGAGCCATGCGCGCCGCCTCCCAGATAGTTTCTTATGAGATCCCGGTCGCCTTGAGTTTGATCGGAGTGATTATGTTTGTCGGCTCTCTGAGTCTCACTGAGATGTCGGCTTTCCAAGAAGGGGGGATCTGGAAATGGAACATTTTCCGGTCACCCTTCCTTTTCCTGAGCGCGATTGTCTATTTCATAGCTTCACTGGCCGAAATTAACCGGACGCCGTTTGATCTGCCGGAAGCTGAATCCGAGCTGGTCGGGGGGTACAACACCGAATACAGCGGTATGAAGTTCGCCCTCTTTTTTCTTGCGGAATTCGCGAATATGTTCGTTGTGGCCGCAATAGCGGCGGCCGCGTTCCTGGGCGGCGGTTCGGGAATTCTCCCGCATCATCTTCTGCCCATTCCGGGATTGATCAACTTCCTTATAAAGACCTTCATCCTCATTCTTATAATGATGTGGTTGCGGTGGACCCTTCCCCGGTTGAGGGTGGACCAACTGATGTATGTCTGTTGGAAAGTTTTGATTCCCGCCTCCTTTATCCTGATGTTGGCGGTGGGCCTCCAAATGCTGGTGTTTTGA
- a CDS encoding NADH-quinone oxidoreductase subunit D: MLPRKPIEASQTSPKVDTKTLEFNPSRVPQSPEDFGTDEMLINMGPQHPSTHGVLRVEITTDGEIIKKARPFIGYLHRCFEKCSELVGYPGTMPYTDRMDYLASMNCNHGYALAVEKLMGLEVPERAEYIRVIIAELGRIASHLVSFGSYALDLGAVTPIIYAFREREVILNIFEAVCGARLTYNYYRIGGVSGDLTPKMIDMIRDFVDYFEPKLIDYDNLLSYNKIFIERTANVGVIPLDMAINYGLTGPMLRGSGMKWDLRKNDPYSIYDRFDFNIPVGTGAQGQLGDCWDRYIVRMREMKESCKIIRQAIERIPAGAAIAENIPKIIKPPKGEVYVRVENPRGEMGYYIISDGSAKAYRCKARSASFANLAILQAIAPGVMLADLVAIIGSIDIVLGDVDR; encoded by the coding sequence ATGTTACCCCGGAAACCTATCGAGGCGTCACAAACAAGCCCTAAGGTTGATACGAAGACCTTGGAGTTCAACCCATCGCGGGTTCCTCAATCCCCAGAGGATTTTGGAACCGATGAGATGCTCATCAATATGGGCCCGCAGCATCCGTCCACCCACGGCGTTCTGAGGGTGGAAATCACTACGGATGGGGAGATCATAAAAAAGGCCCGGCCCTTCATCGGTTATCTACATCGGTGTTTTGAAAAATGCAGTGAATTGGTCGGCTATCCCGGAACCATGCCCTACACCGACCGGATGGATTATCTCGCTTCAATGAATTGCAATCACGGCTATGCGCTTGCCGTGGAAAAACTGATGGGACTCGAAGTACCGGAGAGAGCCGAGTATATTCGCGTGATTATCGCCGAATTGGGCCGGATCGCTTCTCACCTTGTCTCCTTTGGTTCCTATGCATTGGATTTGGGCGCCGTGACACCGATCATCTATGCCTTCCGTGAACGGGAGGTTATCTTAAATATTTTTGAAGCTGTTTGTGGAGCCCGCCTAACATACAATTATTATCGCATCGGCGGCGTCAGCGGCGATCTCACACCGAAGATGATCGACATGATCCGCGACTTCGTCGATTACTTCGAACCCAAGCTGATCGATTATGATAACCTTCTTTCGTATAACAAAATCTTCATCGAACGCACCGCCAATGTCGGCGTCATTCCGTTGGATATGGCTATCAACTATGGTCTCACCGGACCGATGTTGAGGGGATCGGGAATGAAATGGGATCTGCGGAAGAATGATCCCTATTCAATATACGATCGTTTTGATTTTAATATCCCGGTCGGAACGGGCGCTCAGGGGCAGCTCGGTGATTGTTGGGACCGGTACATCGTCCGGATGCGCGAGATGAAGGAATCGTGCAAAATCATCCGCCAGGCCATCGAGCGTATTCCGGCCGGCGCGGCCATCGCGGAGAATATACCGAAGATCATCAAGCCGCCGAAGGGCGAGGTCTATGTGCGGGTCGAGAATCCCCGGGGTGAGATGGGTTACTACATCATCAGTGACGGATCGGCAAAGGCTTACCGGTGCAAAGCCCGGTCGGCGAGTTTTGCCAATCTGGCCATCCTTCAGGCCATTGCTCCGGGTGTGATGCTGGCGGACCTGGTGGCCATTATCGGTTCTATCGATATTGTTCTGGGGGATGTCGATCGTTAA
- a CDS encoding NADH-quinone oxidoreductase subunit C encodes MGPNEIRDKIEQLIPGAVLAYEGDTFDPWAKIDSKHIVDVCRLMHDDPELCFVSMMNLAGVDWPKEKMLQVVYHLYSFEYNLKFVLKVDTPRDDPRIPSVTSVYNFANWQEREVYDLFGIMFEGHPDLRRILLPFDWEGHPLRKDYVTPETYRGVTNKP; translated from the coding sequence ATGGGTCCGAACGAGATTCGCGATAAGATAGAACAATTAATCCCTGGAGCCGTCTTGGCTTACGAAGGGGATACGTTCGATCCATGGGCGAAGATCGACAGCAAGCATATTGTCGATGTCTGCCGTTTGATGCATGATGATCCGGAACTCTGCTTCGTGTCGATGATGAATCTTGCGGGTGTCGATTGGCCCAAGGAGAAGATGCTTCAGGTTGTCTACCATCTCTACTCCTTCGAATATAATCTCAAATTCGTTCTCAAGGTTGACACCCCGAGGGATGATCCCAGGATTCCCTCCGTGACCTCGGTCTATAACTTTGCCAATTGGCAGGAGCGAGAGGTCTACGACCTCTTTGGAATCATGTTCGAAGGGCACCCCGACTTGAGAAGGATTCTGTTGCCTTTTGATTGGGAAGGCCATCCGTTAAGGAAGGATTATGTTACCCCGGAAACCTATCGAGGCGTCACAAACAAGCCCTAA
- a CDS encoding NADH-quinone oxidoreductase subunit B produces MRETDLRSTEGNVLLTSLEAAVGWGRGNSLWPLTFGLACCAIEMMATGMARFDIDRFGSGPFRPSPRQADVMIVSGTVTHQMASRIKRLYDQMSEPKYVISMGSCANSGGPYVDHGYSVLKGVDKIIPVDVYITGCPPRPEALLDGLLTLQKMVKKMGLVRSGRGDRDKYEPVVIQG; encoded by the coding sequence GTGAGAGAAACCGACCTCAGAAGCACTGAGGGTAATGTCCTGCTGACATCCTTGGAAGCCGCGGTAGGTTGGGGACGGGGTAATAGTCTTTGGCCGCTGACGTTTGGTTTGGCCTGTTGCGCCATCGAGATGATGGCGACCGGTATGGCCCGTTTTGACATTGACCGTTTCGGATCCGGTCCCTTTCGACCTTCTCCCAGACAGGCCGATGTCATGATTGTGTCCGGGACGGTGACGCATCAGATGGCGTCGAGAATCAAGCGTCTCTATGACCAGATGTCGGAACCCAAGTATGTCATCTCCATGGGAAGCTGCGCCAATTCAGGCGGGCCGTATGTCGATCACGGTTATTCCGTGTTGAAGGGTGTCGACAAAATTATACCGGTGGATGTTTATATCACCGGTTGTCCGCCACGGCCAGAGGCGCTCCTGGACGGGCTTCTCACACTCCAGAAGATGGTGAAGAAGATGGGGCTTGTCCGTTCCGGCCGCGGAGACAGGGATAAATACGAACCGGTGGTCATACAGGGCTAG
- a CDS encoding NADH-quinone oxidoreductase subunit A, translated as MEFNFATALVFILLGLVFSGGVLFLSWLIRPSRPAQFKGIAYECGEQPVGSPWVKFNVRFYVVALIFVIFDVEVVLLYPWATAFKSLGLFAFVEMLVFLGLLFLGLAYVWKRGDLEWVKPDPAITGPGQRPSVPDAGAGEVTGL; from the coding sequence ATGGAGTTCAATTTTGCCACAGCTTTGGTTTTTATTCTCCTTGGTCTGGTTTTTTCCGGTGGTGTTCTTTTTCTCTCCTGGCTCATCCGCCCTTCACGACCGGCGCAATTCAAGGGTATCGCCTATGAATGCGGGGAGCAACCGGTCGGATCTCCCTGGGTTAAATTCAATGTCCGGTTTTATGTGGTGGCTTTAATTTTCGTTATTTTCGATGTGGAAGTTGTGCTTCTTTATCCCTGGGCTACCGCATTCAAGTCTCTCGGGCTCTTCGCATTCGTTGAGATGTTGGTTTTCCTGGGTCTTCTCTTTCTCGGGCTGGCCTATGTCTGGAAGAGGGGCGATCTGGAATGGGTAAAACCCGATCCGGCCATCACCGGACCGGGGCAAAGGCCCTCCGTTCCCGACGCGGGGGCAGGTGAGGTGACTGGGTTGTGA
- a CDS encoding RNA methyltransferase, which produces MTRSMPPIKIPSERNPLFVVLDNIRSVYNVGSIFRTSDAARISHLYLCGMTAYPPHPKIDKTALGAISHVPWSHHVDACDVVRELKQQGFPIWACETGALSQNYLESPYPSPLVLVFGHEVIGINPLILTLAEKQIEIPMAGHKSSLNVATAYGIILFEVLRQYRSEPG; this is translated from the coding sequence ATGACCCGATCGATGCCGCCCATCAAGATACCATCGGAACGAAATCCCTTGTTTGTCGTGCTGGATAATATTCGCTCGGTCTATAATGTGGGTTCGATCTTTCGAACTTCCGATGCGGCGAGAATTTCCCATCTCTACCTCTGTGGAATGACGGCCTACCCCCCTCATCCAAAAATCGATAAAACGGCATTGGGAGCCATTTCTCATGTCCCCTGGTCGCATCATGTCGATGCGTGTGATGTTGTCCGGGAACTCAAGCAACAAGGTTTTCCGATTTGGGCCTGTGAGACAGGCGCCCTGTCACAAAATTATCTGGAGTCTCCCTACCCCAGTCCGCTGGTTCTAGTCTTCGGTCATGAAGTCATTGGAATCAATCCTCTGATCCTCACCTTGGCTGAGAAGCAAATAGAGATTCCCATGGCGGGACATAAAAGCAGCCTGAATGTCGCAACAGCTTACGGGATTATACTTTTTGAGGTTCTACGGCAGTACCGAAGTGAACCAGGATGA
- a CDS encoding protein phosphatase 2C domain-containing protein, whose product MALKIEWGFHTDRGQVRSKNEDSCLTWYATKSAPPIQAIFAVADGMGGHPGGDQASRLAVKGLEKILTACKIFPLGEASAIITQTFQEVHAMIRKGMEDDPKLSGMGTTLTALIMAQDHLYAGHVGDSRLYALNLIDTEPQVTCLTKDHTLAYEQMEAGVIDSEDLETHPLSHVLTRSIGAGDVARVDTMDLGPAPAEERDYLICSDGLIRVVHPREFAGIVKGKSPEKAARALVNIANERGAPDNITVILVHFGTAVEPQKV is encoded by the coding sequence ATGGCGCTGAAAATCGAATGGGGTTTCCATACAGATCGCGGGCAGGTTCGTTCAAAGAACGAGGATTCCTGTTTAACTTGGTACGCGACCAAGTCGGCGCCACCCATTCAGGCCATTTTTGCTGTAGCCGACGGTATGGGCGGACACCCGGGTGGGGATCAGGCCAGCCGGCTCGCCGTCAAAGGTCTGGAAAAGATATTAACGGCCTGCAAGATTTTTCCACTCGGGGAAGCCTCCGCGATCATCACACAGACATTTCAGGAAGTTCATGCGATGATCCGGAAGGGGATGGAGGATGATCCCAAGCTCAGCGGGATGGGTACGACCTTGACCGCCCTTATCATGGCTCAGGATCACTTGTATGCAGGGCATGTCGGCGATTCACGACTCTACGCGTTGAATTTAATCGATACAGAACCTCAGGTGACATGTCTGACGAAGGACCACACCCTCGCTTACGAGCAAATGGAAGCCGGTGTCATTGACAGCGAAGATCTTGAAACCCATCCGTTGAGTCATGTTTTAACGCGGAGTATCGGGGCTGGAGATGTGGCCCGTGTCGATACCATGGATCTGGGGCCGGCGCCGGCGGAGGAGAGAGATTACCTTATCTGTTCCGACGGCCTCATTCGAGTCGTCCATCCAAGGGAATTTGCCGGTATTGTCAAAGGTAAATCGCCGGAAAAGGCGGCGCGGGCTCTGGTTAACATCGCCAATGAGCGGGGAGCCCCCGATAACATCACGGTCATCCTGGTTCACTTCGGTACTGCCGTAGAACCTCAAAAAGTATAA
- a CDS encoding DUF3857 domain-containing protein, whose protein sequence is MIRFNQSLLTGFVSRNPAFHKPFLSPFPMKRRHSHAVLIGSLCLALLAGASDRAPAFDDVEVGAILRNPIEASDFPGYPGVIMAHQSYREITGSGSGLSEEHLIGRIFDPEEAESSLGQWSTDLDRELQFIEVVRARIYRGDEIKELGPDSWDESPLPGVPEKGYPKRTRFTIHFQDIRSGDLVEIHTKIHITPDPERYPVAWGVYPLCRELPIVERQIILSAPVASKIMTKIQSWPGQVARTYKGSILLYGFHTGNLPALGSLEGTIDPEEGPPCFMFSNMENWERVGFILAREFEWATTTASVGIQDSVRAFTKGKSTSRERLLALLDLMDQKIGRAPLPSDLLRYWPRSAAATFSSRWADPQDWICLLRAMGSYVGLPSQVEMIAPRADWVQEDNANPQQLPHIALKIRLPDEGTNLLIDPLRRPAGLEVSPFPGSFYGLAPIPKNPITEIGEPLPADRTRLTLDLSWDPAGGSDEWTGSAHIEGTGMAAAWIVQNLGGWHSEYDVPLPVGAGWEPILDSTPPPTLVENWAASSATTEFRWRQPLRRAGEDSPAVRILSLLPTWRDLLETTPSSSLRPEGPMTWTTRLQIPSEFCPGAGNNTWNETSKCGSWKISMSLGEGSTLQFEEVLVWEPGEGCTGTLQGLEAARRKTLGIEG, encoded by the coding sequence ATGATTCGATTCAACCAGAGTCTATTGACCGGATTCGTGAGTCGCAACCCGGCTTTTCACAAGCCCTTTTTATCGCCCTTTCCGATGAAGCGCCGGCATTCGCACGCCGTCCTGATCGGCAGCCTCTGTCTGGCGCTCTTGGCCGGAGCTTCCGACCGGGCCCCGGCCTTTGACGATGTGGAAGTCGGGGCGATCCTAAGAAACCCCATTGAAGCTTCTGATTTCCCCGGTTACCCCGGCGTCATCATGGCGCATCAATCTTATCGGGAGATCACGGGCTCGGGTTCAGGGCTTTCCGAGGAACATCTCATCGGCCGGATCTTCGACCCGGAGGAGGCGGAATCGAGCCTCGGACAATGGTCGACTGATCTGGACCGCGAGTTGCAATTTATCGAGGTCGTCAGAGCGCGTATCTACAGAGGCGATGAGATCAAAGAATTGGGTCCGGACTCCTGGGACGAATCCCCTCTTCCCGGTGTTCCCGAGAAGGGGTACCCGAAACGAACCCGGTTTACCATCCACTTTCAAGATATCCGCTCCGGAGATCTTGTTGAGATTCATACCAAGATTCATATCACTCCCGACCCCGAGCGATACCCCGTAGCTTGGGGCGTCTATCCCTTGTGCCGGGAATTGCCGATTGTAGAGCGCCAGATCATACTCTCCGCCCCGGTCGCTTCCAAAATCATGACAAAAATCCAGAGCTGGCCTGGGCAGGTCGCCCGCACCTATAAGGGATCGATACTCCTCTATGGTTTTCATACGGGTAATTTACCGGCCCTCGGCAGCCTTGAAGGGACCATTGATCCGGAGGAAGGCCCCCCCTGTTTCATGTTCAGCAATATGGAGAATTGGGAAAGGGTCGGATTCATCCTCGCCCGGGAATTCGAATGGGCCACGACGACGGCCAGCGTAGGGATTCAGGATTCCGTCAGGGCTTTTACCAAGGGAAAGAGCACATCGAGAGAGCGCCTGCTGGCCCTCCTCGACCTCATGGACCAGAAGATCGGCCGGGCGCCCCTCCCCTCCGATCTTCTTCGTTACTGGCCCCGCTCAGCCGCGGCCACCTTTTCCTCACGTTGGGCCGATCCACAGGATTGGATCTGTCTGCTTCGGGCCATGGGCTCCTACGTCGGATTGCCATCCCAAGTCGAGATGATTGCCCCGAGAGCCGACTGGGTTCAGGAAGACAATGCCAATCCCCAACAGCTGCCGCATATCGCCTTGAAAATCCGGCTGCCGGATGAAGGCACGAATCTCCTGATCGATCCCCTTAGACGCCCCGCCGGTTTGGAGGTTTCGCCATTCCCCGGTTCATTCTATGGACTGGCGCCGATCCCCAAAAACCCCATCACGGAAATCGGCGAACCGCTTCCAGCGGACCGGACACGTTTGACCCTCGATCTCTCCTGGGATCCTGCCGGGGGATCCGATGAGTGGACCGGATCAGCGCACATTGAGGGTACAGGAATGGCGGCGGCTTGGATTGTACAAAATCTAGGAGGGTGGCACAGCGAATACGACGTTCCTCTGCCCGTGGGCGCCGGCTGGGAACCGATTTTGGATTCCACCCCCCCACCGACGCTGGTGGAAAACTGGGCGGCCTCCTCCGCAACGACCGAATTCCGGTGGCGTCAGCCGCTCCGAAGGGCCGGAGAGGATTCACCGGCCGTTCGGATTTTATCTCTCCTCCCCACTTGGCGGGATCTGCTGGAAACGACCCCCTCATCCAGCCTTCGACCCGAAGGTCCGATGACCTGGACAACCCGGCTGCAAATACCATCGGAATTTTGCCCCGGCGCTGGCAACAACACCTGGAATGAGACTTCGAAATGCGGATCGTGGAAGATTTCGATGAGCCTCGGGGAGGGATCGACCCTTCAGTTTGAAGAGGTTCTCGTTTGGGAGCCGGGAGAAGGATGTACGGGAACCTTGCAGGGATTAGAGGCGGCCCGCCGCAAAACCCTTGGAATAGAAGGGTGA